A single window of Brachyspira sp. SAP_772 DNA harbors:
- a CDS encoding DUF1232 domain-containing protein, translating to MSEYTKNKTAKSGIKPWIPLIXAVIYAISPVDLVPDSLPIAGWLEDILFLIVGGLNG from the coding sequence ATGAGTGAATATACAAAAAATAAAACTGCCAAATCTGGAATAAAACCTTGGATACCTTTAATAKTAGCAGTTATATATGCAATTTCACCTGTAGATTTAGTTCCTGATAGTTTACCTATTGCAGGTTGGCTAGAAGATATATTATTCTTAATAGTAGGCGGACTTAATGGAAT